The following are from one region of the Salvia splendens isolate huo1 chromosome 2, SspV2, whole genome shotgun sequence genome:
- the LOC121759559 gene encoding 1,2-dihydroxy-3-keto-5-methylthiopentene dioxygenase 1-like: MAIEAWFMQENDEDQRLPHHKNPPEYVSLDQLADLGVLYWNLDPNKYENDPDLNKIRQDRGYSYMDMLDLCPEKVENYDEKLKRFYTEHIHGDEEIRYCLKGSGYFDVRDKDYRWIRILIKAGDLIVLPAGIYHRFTLDTHNYIKLMRLFVGEPVWTAFNRPQEEHPARKGYINSTLGMPLQVS; this comes from the exons ATGGCGATTGAG GCATGGTTTATGCAAGAAAATGATGAAGATCAAAGGCTCCCACATCACAAGAACCCACCCGAATATGTTTCATTGGATCAGTTAGCGGATCTTGGAGTTCTCTACTGGAATTTGGATCCGAATAAGTATGAGAACGACCCGGATTTGAACAAGATCCGACAAGACAGAGGATATAGTTATATG GACATGCTTGACTTGTGCCCTGAGAAAGTGGAGAATTATGATGAGAAGCTGAAGAGGTTTTACACTGAGCACATCCATGGTGATGAGGAGATTCGTTATTGTCTGAAAGGGAGTGGCTACTTTGATGTGAGGGACAAGGATTACCGTTGGATTCGCATCTTGATCAAGGCTGGTGATCTCATCGTTTTGCCGGCTGGGATTTACCACCGTTTCACCCTTGACACTCACAACTATATCAAG TTGATGAGATTGTTTGTGGGAGAGCCGGTGTGGACAGCCTTCAATAGACCACAGGAGGAGCATCCGGCAAGGAAGGGATACATCAACTCCACACTTGGAATGCCACTTCAAGTTTCTTGA
- the LOC121759569 gene encoding 1,2-dihydroxy-3-keto-5-methylthiopentene dioxygenase 2, which produces MGSESKDPREEVIQAWYMDDSDADQRLPHHRDPQEFVSFEKLDELGVLSWRLDADNYETDPKLKKIREDRGYSYMDFCEVCPEKLPNYEEKIKNFYEEHLHTDEEIRYCVAGSGYFDVRDRDEAWIRIWVKKGAMIVLPAGIYHRFTLDSDNYIKAMRLFVGDPVWTPFNRPHDHLPARKEYVDNFVNKAGGGPAVDAAAA; this is translated from the exons ATGGGTTCTGAAAGCAAG GATCCGAGGGAGGAGGTTATTCAGGCATGGTACATGGATGACAGTGATGCAGACCAGAGGCTTCCCCATCACAGAGATCCACAGGAATTTGTGTCATTTGAGAAACTTGATG AGCTAGGAGTGCTTAGCTGGAGGCTCGATGCTGATAATTATGAAACTGACCCAAAGTTGAAGAAAATTCGTGAAGACCGTGGATATTCTTATATG GATTTTTGTGAAGTTTGCCCAGAAAAGCTGCCAAATTATGAAGAGAAAATCAAGAACTTTTATGAAGAACATCTCCACACTGATGAGGAGATCCGCTATTGTGTTGCTGGAAGCG GTTATTTTGATGTGCGCGATCGCGATGAAGCTTGGATACGCATCTGGGTAAAGAAGGGGGCAATGATTGTCCTTCCAGCTGGAATTTATCACCGCTTTACTCTTGATTCAGACAATTATATCAAG GCAATGAGGCTATTTGTTGGTGACCCTGTATGGACTCCTTTCAATCGCCCTCACGATCATCTCCCTGCAAG GAAAGAATATGTTGATAACTTTGTGAACAAGGCGGGCGGTGGTCCAGCAGTTGATGCTGCAGCAGCTTAA
- the LOC121769495 gene encoding heat stress transcription factor A-6b-like, translated as MYSDVAENPQPIEGLHDNGPPPFLSKTYDLVEDNDTNEIVSWSRGNNSFIVWDPQTLAINLLPRCFKHNNFSSFVRQLNTYGFRKVDLDKWEFAHEGFLKGQRHLLKNIKRRKTTTITTTSTSNNTSIGSCLEVGSFGLDGEIERLKRDKHVLSLEVVKLRRQQQQTSSDLREMELRLKGHEAKQQQTMTFLARAIKSPTFLQQMKEARGKRNMKKVKRIDGAAFGVEELGLDQVDNIGGGFVADDSMYVKLEPQEFGGFDHVEFETLPMEPMVVEEQIQYRDDHDDHHNLDVEKPLDEGFWGDLINRAFEDEIENFVLDDP; from the exons ATGTATTCAGATGTAGCAGAAAATCCTCAACCAATTGAGGGGCTTCATGACAATGGGCCCCCACCATTTCTGAGCAAAACCTACGACTTGGTGGAAGATAATGACACAAATGAGATAGTTTCGTGGAGTCGAGGTAACAATAGTTTCATTGTCTGGGATCCTCAGACCTTGGCCATCAATCTTCTTCCCAGATGCTTCAAACACAACAATTTCTCTAGCTTTGTCAGGCAGCTCAATACCTAT GGATTCAGAAAAGTGGATCTAGACAAGTGGGAGTTTGCCCATGAAGGGTTTTTGAAGGGGCAAAGGCATCTCTTGAAGAACATCAAGAGGAgaaaaacaacaacaataacaacAACTAGTACTAGTAATAACACTAGCATTGGCAGTTGTTTGGAAGTAGGAAGCTTTGGATTGGATGGTGAGATCGAGCGGTTGAAGAGGGACAAGCATGTGTTGAGCTTGGAGGTGGTGAAGCTGAggcggcagcagcagcagacAAGCTCAGACCTTAGGGAGATGGAGCTGAGGCTCAAGGGGCACGAGGCGAAGCAGCAGCAGACGATGACCTTCTTGGCTAGGGCGATCAAGAGCCCCACCTTCCTGCAGCAGATGAAGGAGGCAAGGGGTAAGAGGAATATGAAGAAGGTCAAGAGAATCGATGGTGCAGCATTCGGAGTCGAAGAACTAGGCCTAGATCAGGTTGATAATATTGGTGGTGGATTTGTTGCTGATGATAGTATGTATGTGAAGTTGGAGCCTCAAGAATTTGGTGGATTTGATCATGTGGAGTTTGAGACTTTGCCAATGGAACCTATGGTTGTGGAAGAACAGATTCAATATAGAGATGATCATGATGATCATCATAATCTTGATGTGGAGAAGCCACTTGATGAAGGGTTTTGGGGAGATTTGATCAATAGAGCATTTGAAGATGAGATTGAAAACTTTGTTTTGGATGATCCTTAG